The DNA segment TCTCTTCTGTGATTTAATAACTTCGTTAGTCGTAAATACTGAGTAAAAGAAGAAAGGGGATTTCTTGTAAATCTTCATAAACTTTAAAAACTCATCCATGTACAATCTACTTTTCCCGGATTCTATCTTTGAAACCTGACTTCTGCTCCTTTTGATCATCTTTGCGACCTGTGCTTGAGTAAGATTAGCTTCTATTCTCGCAACCTTTAGTTGATGATAGAATGCTTTCTTTTCTTCCTCGGAAATTCTCCTAATGATCTCCGATTTAGGCTGTTTTCGGACAATACGTTTAGACTTGTTTTTAGATTTTTCCGTCATAAAGGAACCATTTTGAACAGAGATTCGTAAAGAATACATGCCCCACGGTATACTGCGTTCACTTTTTGTCAACCATGCCGCATTATACCGTGTGTGGATTTCGAAGAATTTTTATCAAAAGTCGGAAAGAATATTCAAAAAA comes from the Leptospira dzoumogneensis genome and includes:
- a CDS encoding helix-turn-helix transcriptional regulator, translated to MYSLRISVQNGSFMTEKSKNKSKRIVRKQPKSEIIRRISEEEKKAFYHQLKVARIEANLTQAQVAKMIKRSRSQVSKIESGKSRLYMDEFLKFMKIYKKSPFFFYSVFTTNEVIKSQKRARVKSATQF